Proteins encoded together in one Roseibacterium elongatum DSM 19469 window:
- a CDS encoding trimethylamine methyltransferase family protein encodes MNDATPARRRRHGGRRTGTSRAAGPAIAQTPWRIPLNTDRPTEPLDEAGIAALHSGAMRILSEIGIEFLNDEALGHLRAAGCRIEGQTARFDPDFVMDMVGKAPAQFTITPRNPDRSVTIGGRHMTFVNVSSPPNAWDLERGKRPGDFATFREFMKLTQYFNCIHIAGGYPVEPIDVHASVRHLDCLFEKLTLTDKVAHAYSLGPERVEDVMEMVRIAGGLTHDEFDAAPRMYTNINSVSPLKHDWPMLDGAMRLARRGQPVVVTPFTLAGAMAPVTLAGAVALSLAEGLAAIALLQWIAPGCPVAIGTFTSNVDMKSGAPAFGTPEYMRATQMTGQMARHYGLPMRASGVCAANVPDGQAMWETGNSLWAAVQSGANMVYHAAGWLEGGLIASPEKFVMDCELLQQIQRYFEPALTATAEDDLAIDAIAEVGPGGHFFGCAHTQARYQNAFYQPFASDWRNFEAWAGDGGVWTVERAHRIYKRILAEFEAPPMDAEIRDELADFVARRKAQGGAPTDF; translated from the coding sequence ATGAACGACGCCACGCCTGCCCGCCGCCGCCGCCACGGAGGCCGCCGTACAGGAACCAGCCGGGCGGCCGGCCCCGCGATCGCGCAGACGCCGTGGCGCATCCCGCTCAATACCGATCGCCCGACCGAACCGTTGGACGAGGCCGGCATCGCGGCCTTGCATTCCGGTGCGATGCGCATCCTGTCGGAGATCGGGATCGAGTTCCTGAATGACGAGGCCTTGGGGCACCTGCGCGCCGCCGGCTGCCGGATCGAGGGGCAGACCGCCCGCTTTGACCCCGATTTCGTGATGGACATGGTCGGCAAGGCGCCGGCGCAGTTCACCATCACGCCGCGCAACCCGGATCGGTCGGTCACGATCGGCGGCCGCCACATGACCTTTGTCAACGTCTCGTCCCCGCCGAATGCATGGGATCTCGAACGCGGCAAACGCCCCGGTGATTTCGCGACCTTCCGCGAATTCATGAAGCTGACGCAGTATTTCAACTGCATCCACATCGCCGGCGGCTATCCGGTGGAACCCATTGACGTGCATGCCAGCGTGCGGCATCTCGATTGCCTGTTTGAAAAGCTGACCCTGACCGACAAGGTCGCCCATGCCTATTCGCTGGGGCCCGAACGGGTCGAGGACGTGATGGAAATGGTGCGCATCGCGGGCGGCCTGACCCATGACGAGTTCGACGCTGCCCCGCGCATGTATACGAACATCAATTCGGTCAGTCCGCTGAAACATGATTGGCCGATGCTGGACGGGGCCATGCGGCTGGCGCGGCGCGGGCAACCCGTGGTGGTGACGCCCTTCACTCTGGCGGGGGCCATGGCGCCGGTGACGTTGGCCGGGGCCGTCGCGCTCAGCCTGGCCGAGGGGCTGGCCGCCATCGCGCTTCTGCAATGGATCGCGCCGGGCTGCCCGGTGGCCATCGGCACGTTCACCTCGAATGTCGACATGAAGTCGGGCGCGCCCGCCTTCGGCACGCCGGAATACATGCGGGCGACCCAGATGACGGGCCAGATGGCGCGCCATTACGGGTTGCCCATGCGCGCCTCGGGCGTCTGTGCGGCCAATGTGCCGGATGGTCAGGCGATGTGGGAAACCGGAAACTCGCTTTGGGCCGCGGTGCAATCGGGGGCCAACATGGTCTATCATGCGGCGGGGTGGCTTGAGGGCGGTCTGATCGCCAGCCCCGAGAAATTCGTCATGGATTGCGAGCTGTTGCAGCAGATCCAGCGCTATTTCGAACCGGCGCTGACAGCCACGGCCGAGGACGATCTGGCTATCGACGCCATCGCCGAGGTGGGCCCCGGCGGGCATTTTTTTGGCTGTGCGCACACGCAGGCCCGCTACCAGAATGCCTTTTACCAGCCTTTCGCGTCGGATTGGCGGAATTTCGAGGCCTGGGCCGGCGATGGCGGCGTCTGGACCGTCGAACGCGCGCATCGCATCTACAAACGCATCCTTGCGGAGTTCGAGGCCCCGCCAATGGACGCCGAGATCCGCGACGAGCTGGCCGATTTCGTCGCGCGGCGCAAGGCCCAGGGCGGCGCGCCTACGGATTTCTGA